GCGAGGTCGGGATGTTGGAGATCCGGCCCCGGGACGTGCGGATCGACCTACCCGCGGGCAGCGAGGTGGAGGTCACCTTCGACGTCGACGCGTCGAGCCTGGTCAGCGTCATCGCCGACGTACCGCTGGTACAGGCGCAGTTCGAGGCCGAGATCGACCTCGACAACGTGCGCACGGCGACACCGCAGGCATTACAGGTCCAGCTCAACGACGTGGAGCGCCGATTGACCTCGCTGCGGGAATCCTCCGCGACCTCGCGATCCCCGGCGGCGCAGGAGAATCTGGACAGGCTCGACGAGGAGAGCACCGTGGTGATCCTGCGCGAGCAGGTCGGCGCGGCCAAGGTCGACGTCGGTGCGGCGGCGGCCGCCGAGGAACGGCTGCGCGATCTGCAGGCCCGACTCGACGACATCGAGGACGCCACCGAACTCCCCGCCCTGATCGAAAGACTGCACGAGGGGCTCGACGAGGCCACCGTCCTGGTCAATCAGTCCGGCACCGCCTCGGACCGTCAGGAGTTGGCCGAGCTGCGTCGACGGGGACAGGCCGCCGCCGACGCGGGGGACGCCACCGCCTTGCAGGCCCAGATCGACCGGGTGACGAGCCTGATCGTCGAGATGGAACGGCGTAGCCCGGATTGGCCGGTGAAACTGTTCTACACGCTGCAATCCATGCTGCCCGCCTCCCAGGACGTGGCCGCGCTGACCGCCGAGGGGCAGCGGGCCATCGCCGCCCGTGACTCGCGGGCCCTGGATGCGGTGAATCAGCGGATGATTCGACTGCTACCCGCCGAAGCACAGGAGACGGTCATCGGATTGAGGAAGGCATGACCGAGACGCTGCGAACGGCGCTGGACAACCAACTGCTGCTCAATCGGGCGCACCGGGCCGCCTACCGGGGCGAACTCACCGAGGCGGCCCGGCTGCTCGACGGGCTCGACGCCTCGGGCGCCGCGACCGCGTACTCGCTGGATCTGCGGGCCAGGATCGCGGCGCAGCGGGGCGACCTGGCGTCGGCGGATGCGTTGTGGGCCAGGGTGTTGCTGCTCAAACCCGACGACGGCGACGCGCAGGCCGGCCGCGATGCCATCTCGCGCATTCTCGCGGGCGGCCGAGCACGGCCGTTGATCAACCCGGAACGGGTGGCCGCGCTCGCGCTGGTGGCGCTCGGCCTGACCGTGGCGATCGGGGTGCCGCAACTCGCCTCCCTGGAACTCGACCCGGAACCCGCGGTGCCCGCTGCGGTCGCGGGGGCGGTCGCGGCCAGTTCCTCGGAACAGGCCGAGGAACTGCGCAGGCTGCACGAGGAGCAGGAGGCGCTCGCCGCCGAACAGCAGGAAGCCGATCGAGAACTCGACGAGGGTCTCACCGCCATCGAGGCGGCCTTCGCGGAACTTCCCGGGGTGGTGGTCGAGCGTCGCGCCGAGGACGTCCGGCTGGTGTTCGAGGCCGGGGTGTTCCGATCGGACGCCGTGCTCGCTCCGGAGGCGACGCCGCTGCTGGTGGAGGTCGGGCGCCGACTCGCCGAGGTCGAGGCCTCGACGGCCGTGATCGGTCACGTGGTCGCGGTACCCGGCGGGCGCACCAGCGGCGGGTCCACGGTGGCCTTCGCCAGGGCGCAGAACGCGGCTCGAATGCTGGCCGAGGGCGCCGGATCGCCGTTGACGGATTTCGTGCTGATGACGGCGGACCAATCCGAGGGCCCTTTTCCCGATGCCCAGCGAAACCGCACCGTCACCTTGGTGCTGACTCCGGACAACTGACTCACGGCGCACCTCGGCACCGTCGGTTCATGCGACGTTTCGCCCACCGCAGGGCCTGCCGAAACGATTGTTCGTTCTCGGCGTCGGTGATCGGCGGCGACGACCCCGGTCGTCGCCGCCGCAAATGGGTTGTCCTTGCCCGCTGCGGGCGGTATTCGAGCAGGTAGCGGCGAGCATTGAGTAGAAACACCCACCCTGGCCCATCGATTACTTATAGCGGTTGTTTAGTTTCCTACGGTAAGAATTCGAGGTGTCTCGTTCACCGAGCACTCAGCCCGCGAATAGTCCGCACCCTCGCCCGGGTCCTTCGCAGGCGGCGGCATCGGTGGACGAAACGGTTGGTATCGCCTTTCGGCAAGGAGTCCCACCGTGCCACCGAGACCCGACTCGCCCCGGATCCCACCCGCTATCGGTCGCCGTGGTGTGCTCAGCGGCGCAGCAGCGCTCGCCGCCTCCGCCGCATTCGGTGGTGTCGCCGTCGCGGCCACCGCCGCAGGCTCGCCCACCGCAGGCCGGCCCACCACGGCAACGCAGACCGCCCGCTCCTTCCCCGCTCGTCCGGTGGCGCTGCTGGCCGGGCAGGGCGCCGACGACATCAACCGCACCGCCGACCGCTTCGCGGTGCACGCCACGGACCTGGGGACCATGTGGCGCGACAGCCGAGGCCGGGTAGCCATCGCCTTCGGCGACACCTACGGGGTGGGCTGGGGCGGCAACGGCGCGGGACCGCACACCGCCGACTGGCGATGCAACGTCCTGGCCTACGCCGTGAACACCGATCCCGTCGACGGGCTTCGCATCGAATCGATGGTCACCGACCGGCCCGGCCACGCCGCACAGATCCTGGCCAGGGACACCTCGTTACCCGAGGAGACGGTGATCCCCACGGCGGGCATCGCGGTCGGATCCCGCGACTACCTGCACTACATGTCGGTCCGGCACTGGGGAGCGCCGGGCACCTGGGTCACCAACTACGCCGGACTCGCCTACTCCGACGACGGCGGCCGAAGCTGGATCAAGCCGGTGAACAACCGCTGGTCCCCGGTCGGCGGCGGCGCCCGATTCCAACTCGCCGCCCTGGCCGCCCGGGATGAGACCGTCTATCTGTTCGGCACCCCGCAGGGCCGGTTCGGCGACGTCGCACTGGCCAGGGTCGACGGCGCCCGAATGCTGGATCCCGCCGCCTACGAGTACTGGACCGCCGCAGGCTGGGCGCGGGCGGGCATCGACCGCGCCATCCCCATCATGGCCGGACCGGTCGGCGAGTTATCGGTGCTGTACAACGACCATCTCCGCCGCTGGGTGGCGCTCACCCTCGACGAGAGCCGCGCGGCGATCGTGCTGCGCACCGCCCAGACCCCGATGGGCCCGTGGACGGGTGGGCGGATCATCGCGCACGGCCGCGACTACGGCGGGCTCTACGCGCCGTTCCTGCACCCCGGCAGCACCGGCCGCGACCTGTACTTCGCGCTGTCGCAGTGGACGCCGTACCACGTCCGCTTGATGACGCTGTCCCTGGCCGACCTGCCGATCGAGGACAACCCGGTGCAGGACGGCGGCTTCGAGGACCGGCCTGCGGGCGCAGGTGTCGGGCCCTGGCGGGTCAACGGCCGGGCCGGAGTGGACCAGGGGCTGGGCTTCGCCCATTCCGGTGCCAACAACGGGTGGATCCGAGCCGACACGGGCTGGAGTGACCTCTTCCAGAACGTGGCCCTGCGACCCGGCGCCTCCTACCGGCTGCAGGCCTGGGTCCGCAGTGCCCCGGCCACCGACGGTGGCTACTTCGGTGTCCGCAGGCCCGGCGGCGGGACGATCGCCGAGACCCGCTTCGGGCACCTCGCCGACTACACCCGGTTGACCGTGGACTTCACCTCGGGCCCCGAGGGCATCACCGAGGTGTTCTGCGGCGGCTGGCCCGCCGAGGCGGGCGAGGTGTGGATCCAGCTCGACGACGTCGTGATCAGTCAGCTCGGCTGAGTCGCACTCCCGCTGCGCACCCCGCGCCGCCTACCTCCAGCCTGCCGGGCGGCCCCGACGCCCCGTCCGTCCGAACTCGCCGATCGGCGACCGCATCGTCCGAGTGGTTCCCGGGAGGAAGGAAACCCATGTCCAGCCGAGAAAGACGCCAGGCCCGACGACACAGACCCCACCCAGTGGCCACCCTCGTCCTCACCGTCATCGGGCTGCTGCTCGGCCCGGTGGGCAGCGCCGTCGCCGACCCCGCCCCCTCGCGGACCGACACCGCGCGAACTGCGGTTTCCGACGGGGACCGGCCCACGACCAACGCCGAGGAGATCTCCCCGCTGGACTGCCCCAGCATCCCGCCGAACCACGACCCGGACGTGATCGCCACGGTCTACCGGGTCGGCCTGTCGATGTCGGTGTCGGACAAGGTGATGCTCGCGGGCTTCGAGGCGGGCTGGGTCGAGTCCCACATGAACAACCTGCCCTGTGGCGATCGCGATTCGCTCGGCGTCTTCCAACAGCGACCCTCCCAGGGTTGGGGCACCCCCGAGCAGGTCATGGACGTCTCCTACGCCTCGCGCAGCTTCTTCTCCGAGGCCAAACTCCTCGAACCGCGCTACCCGAACCTCAGCGCGGGACTGCTGGCCGACCGGGTCCAACGCTCCTGCTGTCCGTGGCGCTACGACGAGGCCGAGGGCCGCGCCAGGGCGATGATCGACGAGGCGAGAAGGGCCGTCGGCCCCGGCATCCCGCCCGTGCAGGATCTCCGCGACTTCACCACCAGCGGCTCCTCGGTGGCCACCGCCACCGCGTTGGACGGCCGGATCGAGGTCTTCTCCTCCGACGCCTCGGGCACGACGCACCGCTGGCAGACCGCCCCCGCCGACGGCCGACCCGGCGGCGGGAACTGGTCGGAGTGGACAGCGACCGGCGGTCCGGCCAACGCCGAGATCGCCCTCTCCCGCACACCGGACGGCCGCATCGAGCAGTTCGCACTGACCGCCGACGCGCTATGGCACCGCTTCCAGACCTCGCTGGAGGGCGCCTGGTCGGATTGGACGCAGTTCGGACCCGGCGGCGTCGATGTGGCCACCGCCGTCTCTCGGGACGGCCGCCTGGAGATCTTCGTCGTCCACGACATCGGCATCCGGCATCGGTGGCAGACCAGTCCGGCCGATGGCAGGCCGGGCGGCGGCGGTTGGTCGGAGTGGGTGGAGACCGGCGGACCCGGCGGATCGGAGCTCGTCGTCGACGTCGCACCCGACGGCAGGCTCGAACAACTCGCGGTGACCGAGGCCGCGACCTGGCATCGCTTCCAGACGACCATCGACGGCGCCTGGTCCTCCTGGGGTGAGTTCGGACCGGGCGGCACCGACGTCACCACCGTCGCCGCCTTCGACGGCCGCCTGGAGATCTTCGTCGCCTACGACATCGGCATCCGGCATCGGTGGCAGACCAGTCCGGCCGATGGCAGGCCGGGCGGCGGCGGTTGGTCGGAGTGGGTGGAGACCGGCGGGCCCGGCGCCGCCCGACTCACCATGGCGTTGGCCCCCGGTGGCAGGCTGGAGCAGTTCGCCACCACCGCCGCGGGTGTCCGGCATCGCTACCAGACCGACCTGCACGGCAACTGGTCCGCGTGGAGTGATTTCGGGCCTGGTGGCACCGATCTGGCGGCAACTCGCAACCCCGACGGGCGGATCGAGGTTTTCCTCGCCGTAGGCGATGGCACGTCGGAGATGCAGACCCGCTGGCACACCCGCCCCGCCGACGGCACACCCGGCGGTGGCACCTGGTCGGACTGGGGTGTCTTCCGAGCTCAGACCGTGTGACCACGGGTTCGTCGAGAAGACCGGACCGCTGGCTTAGACCCGAGGAGGACCATGCACCCGACCGTGATCGGCCTACGAAGATCCGTCGCCGCCGCAGCATCCGCCGTGGTACTCGCCGTCGTTGCGAGCGTCACCGTCCTACCCGGAGTCGGGGCCGCCGTGACCGACCCGCGTCCCACCACTGTCGATACCACCACCGGCCCACCGGAGACCTGGCCGGACGGCGTGGGCGAGCCCCGCGAGCCGGGGCCGCGCTCCGACATCCGCGAGGGCGAGGTCATGCCCCTGGCGGCCACCTCGATCACCCGCGACGAGATCATGGCGCGGGCCCACACCTGGGTGGCCGCAGCCGTCTCCTACAGCATCAACCGGTGGCGCGACGGGTACCGCACCGACTGCTCCGGTTTCGTGTCACTGGCCTGGAACACCGGCGCCTCCTACACCACCCGAACCCTCGACCAGGTCTCGCACGAGATCACCAAGGACGAGTTGCTTCCCGGCGACGCGTTGCTGTGGCGACGCTGGGATGGCGACCAGGTCGGGCACGTCCGGGTGTTCGGCGGCTGGCTCGACGCCGCCCGCAGCCGGTACTGGGTCTACGAGCAGACACCGCCGCGCGCCACCTACAACGAGTACAGCTGGTCGCAGACTCAGGCCCTCTACCAGCCCATCCGCTACGACTTCGTGGCCCACGGCCCCGCTCCGGCGCAGAACCTCCGCGAGTTCACCACCACCGGTTCCTCGGTGGCGGCCGCGACCTCCCCGGACGGCCGGGTGGAGGCGTTCACCTCCGACTCGTCCGGCGTGCACCACCGTTGGCAGACCGCGCCCGCCGACGGCAGGCCTGGTGGCGGCGGCTGGTCGGACTGGGTGCACGCGGGCGGACCGGCGAATGCGCGACTGGCGTTCTTCCGTGCCCCGGACGGGCGACTGGAGCAGTTCGCGCTGACGGCGGGGGAGCTGAGCCACCGGTTCCAGACCGACCTCGACGGGGCCTGGTCGCCGTGGGGCGTGCTCGGACCCGGCGGTTCCGACCTGGCCACCGCCGTGGCCTCCGACGGTCGGATCGAGGTCTTCGTGGCGCACGAGGGCGGGATTCGGCATCGGTGGCAGACCAGTCCGGCCGATGGCAGGCCCGATGGAGGCGGCTGGTCGGAGTGGGTCGATACCGGCGGACCCGGCGGAGCGCGGCTGACGGTCACGTTGGCTCCGGGCGGCCGGTTGGAGCAGTTCGCCACCACGTCGTCCGGGGTTCGACACCGCTACCAGACCGACAACGCGGGGAACTGGTCCGGCTGGAGTGACTTCGGGCCGGGCGGCAGCGATCTGGCGGACACCGTGAACGTCGACGGCCGGGTCGAGGTCTTCCTCGACGCCGCCGACGGCGTGCGGTCCCGGTGGCACACCCTGGCCGCCGACGGCACCCCCGGCGGCGGCACCTGGTCGGAGTGGACGGTGTTCCGTCCCGCCGTGATCTGAGGCCGGGGAGAGAACGTCGGGCGAGCCCCTTGTCGGGACTCGCCCGCAGGACCGAGCCCGTCGGTCCTGCCGTGCGGTGCGGCAGGAACGACGGGCTCTGGTTCGGCTATGCCCCGCCTTCGCCGGGAGCGATAGCCGATCAGTAGGTCAGGTTCGGGGACAGGAACATGAAGCTCCAGGCGAACCAGGCGACACCCACCAGGGCGAACAGCACCAGGAAGCCGCCGAGGATCCGGCGCAGGCCGATCCGGTTGCGGAAGCCGTCGACCAGGGACCACACCGCCGGGATGACCGCCAACGCACCCAACCACTGGAAGGCGACGAACAGCGACAACACCCCGCTGGGCGGATCCTGGAAACCGGTGATCAATCCGATCGCCACCACCCGGCCGACGATGCCGATCAGCGCGCTTCCCACGCCGATCCGGGTCAGGATGCGCATCAGCCGCCCGGCTCGGTCGATCTCGGCGAGTCGGTACCGACGACGCAGGATCGCCCCGCCCAGCCAGCCGATCAGGGCGCCCGACAACACGACCATGGACGCGATCAACACCGGCAGGGCCACCCCGGAGCTGTTCGCGGGCTCGACGCGGTTCAGCGTGAAGGCCGAGGCATAGCCGATGTCCTGCACCCGGCCGTCCTCGACCCGCATGGAGATGACCCGCTGGCCGCCGACCTCGCGCCACACCCAGGGCTCGACCTCCTCGTAGACCGCGGGCTGGGCCGTTCCCGGTCCGGGGGTGATCAGCAGGGTGTCGTCCTCCCGAGCGACCACCGAGGTCTCGTCGATCAGGTTCATCGCATCGAGGAAGGTGCTGTGCATCGACCGGGCGGGCTCGTAGACGCCTGCGGCCATCGCGGCGTGCTCTCCAGCGGTCGGCTCGACCGAGGCGTCCTGTGCGGGCAACAGCACCCCGGGACCGGCGGATTCCTCGGCGTCGGACGCCGGGTCGGCGGCCGGGAAGTAACGGTCGGCGAAGCCCGAGGTCACCGCGTCGCGGATCTCCAGGGTGTCGGGGCCCGCCCGGCCGCTGCTGTTGAACGAGACGAAGATGCCGGTGCGCTGACCGGGATAGATCTGCAGGTGGGAATGGAAGAAGTTGGTGTCGCCGCCGTGTCCGATGATGCGATGTCCGTTGCGGCTCTCATCGAAGAAGCCGAGGGTCATCCGAGGCCCGGCGGCCAGGTTGCCCAGTGCTGTGTCGTCGAGCCCGGGCTGGTGCATGAGCTCCATGGTCTCCGGCGACAACAGCGGTGCCTCCGGCGTGTCGCCCAGCTGGGCCAGCATGAATCGCGCCATCTCGGTGGGGCTGGCCGCCAGCGATCCGGCCGGTGCCGGGCCGATGGTCTCGAACGGCGCCGCCGCGCCCGCGTCATCGAGATAGCCGTTGGACATGGCGTCCTGAACCTCGGCGGGTAACGGCTGTTCGAAGGAGGCCGTGGTCATCCCGATGGGTTCCAGCACCTCGGCGTCGACGTACTCGTTGAAGGGCCTGCCGCTGGCGAGTTCCACCAGGTAACCGGCCAGCGCGTTGCCGTAGTTGGAGTAGGCGGGCATCGTGCCGGGCTCGTAGACCTGCTCGGGTGGGTCGATCGCCAGCACGTCACGCAGATCGGGAGTGGTGCCGTCGAAGCGGATCATGTCGTAGAGCCGCTCTTCGAAACCCGGGGTGTGGGTCAGCAGGTGCCGCAGGGTGATCGGGGTGTCGAAGCTGGTGGGGAGCTCGAAATCGAGGTATTCGTTCACGTCGGTGTCGAGGTCGAG
This Actinoalloteichus hymeniacidonis DNA region includes the following protein-coding sequences:
- a CDS encoding serine hydrolase domain-containing protein; its protein translation is MSTDHKARSRVLPRPAGLATVLATTGALLLGVTGTSLGTEIAPAPPVQAPATTASLTTEDVNAWLDGLIPGAIEKAGIAGAGVSVVHDGEVLASRGYGYSDTGTADGAAGHDAVPVDPDTTLFRVGSVSKLFTATAAMQLVESGDLDLDTDVNEYLDFELPTSFDTPITLRHLLTHTPGFEERLYDMIRFDGTTPDLRDVLAIDPPEQVYEPGTMPAYSNYGNALAGYLVELASGRPFNEYVDAEVLEPIGMTTASFEQPLPAEVQDAMSNGYLDDAGAAAPFETIGPAPAGSLAASPTEMARFMLAQLGDTPEAPLLSPETMELMHQPGLDDTALGNLAAGPRMTLGFFDESRNGHRIIGHGGDTNFFHSHLQIYPGQRTGIFVSFNSSGRAGPDTLEIRDAVTSGFADRYFPAADPASDAEESAGPGVLLPAQDASVEPTAGEHAAMAAGVYEPARSMHSTFLDAMNLIDETSVVAREDDTLLITPGPGTAQPAVYEEVEPWVWREVGGQRVISMRVEDGRVQDIGYASAFTLNRVEPANSSGVALPVLIASMVVLSGALIGWLGGAILRRRYRLAEIDRAGRLMRILTRIGVGSALIGIVGRVVAIGLITGFQDPPSGVLSLFVAFQWLGALAVIPAVWSLVDGFRNRIGLRRILGGFLVLFALVGVAWFAWSFMFLSPNLTY
- a CDS encoding DUF4185 domain-containing protein, with the translated sequence MPPRPDSPRIPPAIGRRGVLSGAAALAASAAFGGVAVAATAAGSPTAGRPTTATQTARSFPARPVALLAGQGADDINRTADRFAVHATDLGTMWRDSRGRVAIAFGDTYGVGWGGNGAGPHTADWRCNVLAYAVNTDPVDGLRIESMVTDRPGHAAQILARDTSLPEETVIPTAGIAVGSRDYLHYMSVRHWGAPGTWVTNYAGLAYSDDGGRSWIKPVNNRWSPVGGGARFQLAALAARDETVYLFGTPQGRFGDVALARVDGARMLDPAAYEYWTAAGWARAGIDRAIPIMAGPVGELSVLYNDHLRRWVALTLDESRAAIVLRTAQTPMGPWTGGRIIAHGRDYGGLYAPFLHPGSTGRDLYFALSQWTPYHVRLMTLSLADLPIEDNPVQDGGFEDRPAGAGVGPWRVNGRAGVDQGLGFAHSGANNGWIRADTGWSDLFQNVALRPGASYRLQAWVRSAPATDGGYFGVRRPGGGTIAETRFGHLADYTRLTVDFTSGPEGITEVFCGGWPAEAGEVWIQLDDVVISQLG